The Desmonostoc muscorum LEGE 12446 genome includes a region encoding these proteins:
- a CDS encoding DUF7005 family protein, translating into MIQQSFRTDVLAYFGANATETEELLVYNQNVFDHNTLTHPLKFPLTPEFFVAAWQEYAVEARVVGVFEELKQRLVQLRFPIEEGISQTEAYLSATRRGATTDGMPEATGLVLQQPEKLQLILHQSLAGIIPVLLPGNREDFLSLVQALTKRNEPQPVPNSMGACIISGFNNWDRIRQYRQKWEAENFARSEINWAKEFQRLIPQKQLYQDKFVILSDGAYSNVSASDMGLEESQWQQLSLTIRLEHECTHYFTRRLFNSMRNNILDELIADYRGIVAARGYYRADWCLRFLGLESFPDYREGGRLQNYQGNPPLSGGAFRTLQALVKAAAENLQRFHTEYAQKLTDTNIQPLMLMALTYLTLEELASKEANSLIQQNLDRLLNTSCVETQNCTSSRFSTRRCANANVSLEQSKI; encoded by the coding sequence ATGATTCAACAATCATTCCGTACCGATGTCCTCGCCTACTTTGGAGCTAATGCTACAGAGACGGAAGAATTATTGGTATACAATCAAAACGTTTTTGATCACAACACATTAACTCATCCTCTCAAGTTTCCCCTTACTCCTGAATTTTTTGTGGCTGCTTGGCAAGAATACGCCGTTGAAGCCAGAGTCGTAGGAGTATTTGAAGAACTCAAACAACGACTGGTTCAGTTACGATTCCCCATTGAAGAGGGTATCAGCCAAACTGAAGCTTATCTGTCTGCCACTCGTAGGGGCGCTACTACCGATGGAATGCCTGAAGCAACTGGTTTAGTTTTACAACAACCTGAAAAACTCCAATTAATACTGCATCAAAGCTTGGCTGGCATCATACCAGTATTATTACCTGGAAACCGAGAGGACTTTCTTTCTTTAGTACAAGCCTTGACAAAGCGAAATGAACCCCAGCCAGTCCCTAACTCAATGGGAGCCTGCATAATTAGCGGATTTAATAACTGGGATCGGATTCGTCAGTATCGCCAAAAATGGGAGGCAGAAAATTTTGCTCGCTCAGAAATTAATTGGGCAAAAGAATTTCAAAGGTTGATACCACAAAAGCAACTTTATCAGGATAAGTTTGTTATTTTGAGTGATGGCGCTTATAGCAACGTTTCAGCCAGCGATATGGGACTTGAAGAGTCCCAATGGCAGCAGCTATCACTAACAATTCGGCTGGAACATGAATGTACGCATTACTTTACACGCCGCTTGTTTAACTCCATGCGGAACAATATACTTGATGAGCTAATTGCTGACTACAGGGGCATTGTAGCCGCTAGAGGGTATTACCGAGCCGACTGGTGTTTGCGATTTCTGGGCTTAGAGTCGTTTCCTGATTACCGCGAGGGAGGTAGACTGCAAAATTATCAGGGTAATCCACCACTCTCCGGTGGGGCTTTTAGGACTCTACAGGCATTAGTGAAAGCAGCCGCCGAAAATTTGCAGCGTTTTCACACTGAGTATGCACAGAAATTAACTGATACTAATATTCAACCTTTGATGTTAATGGCATTGACTTATTTAACATTGGAAGAATTAGCTTCAAAAGAGGCGAACTCACTTATTCAACAAAACTTAGATAGATTGCTGAATACTTCGTGTGTAGAGACGCAAAATTGCACTTCGTCCCGCTTCTCTACGAGACGCTGCGCGAACGCTAACGTGTCTCTAGAACAATCCAAAATATAA
- a CDS encoding nif11-class peptide radical SAM maturase 3 codes for MSEKYHRTSYAVWEITLKCNLACSHCGSRAGQARHKELSTEEALNLVQQLADVGIKEVTLIGGEAFLRPDWLVIAKAITQAGMLCGMTTGGYGISLEMAYQMKEAGIAKVSVSTDGMEETHDRLRGRKGSWKSGLRTMSYLKEVGIPFGCNTQINRLSAPEFPRIYEHIRDAGARAWQIQLTVPMGNAADNADILLQPSELLDLYPMVARVVRQANTEGVKVAAGNNIGYYGPYERLLRGQGDEWGFWRGCGAGLSTLGLEADGTIKGCPSLPTAAYAGGNIRDRSLQEVIEQAEELQFNLNAGTPEGTAHLWGFCKTCKFAELCRGGCTWTAHVFFNRRGNNPYCHHRALELAKRSIRERVYPKVSAPGIPFDNGEFSIIEEPLDVPWPENDPLHFTADSIQWPETWQDKLEVSYSVAI; via the coding sequence ATGTCTGAAAAGTACCATCGAACCAGTTATGCTGTTTGGGAAATCACTTTGAAATGCAACCTTGCTTGTAGTCATTGTGGTTCGCGGGCAGGACAGGCACGGCATAAAGAACTCTCCACTGAAGAAGCCCTTAATCTTGTTCAGCAGTTAGCTGATGTCGGGATTAAAGAAGTAACTCTCATTGGAGGAGAAGCTTTTCTGCGCCCCGATTGGTTGGTAATTGCAAAAGCCATTACCCAGGCTGGTATGCTCTGCGGTATGACTACCGGGGGTTACGGCATCTCTCTGGAAATGGCGTACCAGATGAAAGAAGCCGGAATTGCTAAAGTTTCCGTTTCTACGGATGGAATGGAAGAAACTCACGATCGCCTCCGGGGACGAAAAGGCTCTTGGAAATCTGGACTAAGAACCATGAGTTACCTAAAGGAAGTCGGAATCCCCTTCGGCTGTAATACGCAAATCAACCGTCTGTCTGCCCCAGAATTCCCTCGCATCTACGAGCATATCCGCGATGCAGGTGCGCGAGCATGGCAAATTCAACTGACTGTGCCGATGGGAAATGCCGCAGACAATGCGGATATTCTTCTCCAACCCAGCGAACTATTAGACCTCTACCCTATGGTGGCTCGTGTCGTTCGACAGGCTAACACTGAAGGAGTAAAAGTTGCGGCTGGTAACAACATTGGTTACTACGGTCCCTACGAACGTTTGCTGCGGGGACAAGGTGATGAATGGGGATTTTGGCGGGGTTGCGGTGCTGGACTGTCTACTCTAGGGTTGGAGGCAGACGGTACGATTAAAGGTTGTCCTTCATTGCCTACAGCTGCTTATGCAGGTGGTAATATCCGCGATCGCTCTTTGCAAGAAGTCATTGAACAAGCTGAAGAATTGCAGTTTAATCTTAATGCTGGTACGCCTGAAGGAACAGCTCACTTATGGGGATTCTGTAAGACTTGCAAGTTTGCTGAGTTGTGTCGCGGAGGCTGCACTTGGACAGCACATGTATTTTTCAATCGCAGAGGCAATAATCCTTACTGCCACCACCGCGCTCTCGAATTGGCAAAACGCAGCATCCGGGAACGGGTTTATCCAAAAGTGTCAGCACCAGGGATTCCCTTCGACAACGGCGAGTTTAGCATTATTGAAGAACCCCTTG
- a CDS encoding MinD/ParA family ATP-binding protein, translated as MAQIIAVHSFRGGTGKSNLIANIAAIMALQGQRVGIIDTDIQSPGIHVIFGLNENKIERALNDYLWGQCDIKDAAYDVTDTLIAEQGNAGTVKGKLYLVPSSIKAGEIARILREGYDVIRLNDGFQQLIRSLKLDYLLIDTHPGLNEETLLSIGISNVLIILLRPDNQDFQGTAVTVDVARKLRVPKMLLVINKALPSLNFADLQQQVEKIYNVPVAGILPLSEEMMQLASIGIFSLRHSEHPISQTIAGITDEIADLAVTR; from the coding sequence ATGGCACAAATTATCGCAGTTCATTCATTCCGTGGCGGTACTGGGAAATCAAACTTGATTGCCAACATAGCAGCGATTATGGCGCTTCAAGGACAGCGTGTAGGTATTATTGATACTGACATCCAATCACCAGGAATTCACGTTATTTTCGGACTTAACGAGAATAAAATAGAACGCGCACTCAATGATTATTTATGGGGACAATGCGATATTAAAGACGCTGCCTATGACGTGACTGATACTCTAATTGCAGAACAAGGAAATGCAGGTACAGTCAAGGGTAAACTTTACTTAGTACCTTCTAGTATTAAAGCTGGTGAAATCGCCAGAATTCTCCGTGAAGGGTATGATGTAATCCGACTTAACGATGGTTTTCAGCAACTTATTCGCAGCCTTAAATTAGACTACCTATTAATTGATACACATCCAGGGTTGAATGAAGAAACCTTACTTTCCATTGGTATTTCCAATGTTCTAATAATTCTCTTACGTCCAGATAATCAAGACTTCCAAGGTACTGCGGTAACAGTGGATGTAGCTCGCAAGCTCAGAGTGCCAAAAATGTTGTTGGTAATCAATAAGGCGCTACCAAGCTTGAACTTTGCAGACTTGCAACAACAGGTTGAGAAAATCTACAACGTCCCAGTAGCCGGGATTTTGCCCCTTTCCGAAGAAATGATGCAGCTAGCAAGCATTGGTATTTTCTCCCTACGTCACTCTGAACATCCCATCAGTCAAACAATTGCAGGGATTACCGACGAGATTGCTGATTTAGCCGTTACTCGTTAG
- a CDS encoding Nif11-like leader peptide family natural product precursor — translation MSIESAKAFYQRVTTDEAFRTQVESYPIEERGTFLQAEGYAFTEEEWETTSAEMLEATSTEELDEAELEAIAGGIKKSCYPGPVALYGIFPAPYDTI, via the coding sequence ATGTCTATTGAAAGTGCAAAAGCTTTTTATCAGAGAGTCACAACAGATGAAGCTTTCCGTACTCAAGTTGAAAGCTATCCGATTGAAGAACGTGGAACTTTCTTACAAGCAGAAGGATATGCTTTCACTGAAGAAGAATGGGAAACTACTAGTGCTGAAATGTTAGAGGCAACTTCCACCGAGGAACTAGACGAAGCTGAATTAGAGGCGATCGCAGGTGGGATAAAAAAAAGCTGCTATCCAGGTCCTGTAGCTTTGTACGGTATATTTCCAGCCCCATACGACACAATTTAA
- a CDS encoding cyclic nucleotide-binding domain-containing protein, with the protein MTEVLLKELTTSDIDWMIATGHKREIAAGTILIEEGKATDCLYILLDGILTVSISQPDNNPLTRAFAAIEGDEVFSREIARLSSGEVVGELPFVGTRLTATTIKAVEKSLVMSISQQKLAAKLQQDVGFASRFYRAIAIILSDRIQSTINQQGRSNFAQSQPLRDVLFVLGGLHDSDIDWMTTCGKVQKILANTVLIRERGLVDGLYILLDGAMSLSIDENERNPLARAFAAIEGSEVSGKELARLSKGEIIGETPFIDGRLPLATVKAIEDSIVLSIDRQQLAAKLQQDIGFASRFYQVIATLLSQRLQGMLSQLGYGRRVYSKGSPLVKDVEYEDELNDNVLDRVAIAAKRFEWMVRRLKVS; encoded by the coding sequence ATGACAGAAGTTCTACTCAAAGAATTAACTACCAGTGACATTGATTGGATGATTGCAACAGGTCATAAACGAGAAATAGCTGCTGGCACTATACTTATCGAAGAAGGAAAAGCTACCGATTGTTTGTACATTTTACTAGATGGCATTTTAACAGTTAGTATTTCTCAACCAGATAATAATCCTTTAACTCGTGCTTTCGCAGCTATCGAAGGAGATGAAGTCTTCAGTCGAGAGATTGCGAGATTATCTAGTGGCGAGGTAGTAGGAGAACTTCCATTTGTAGGAACTCGTCTTACAGCCACAACTATAAAAGCTGTAGAAAAATCTCTAGTAATGTCGATTTCCCAACAGAAATTGGCAGCAAAGTTGCAGCAAGATGTTGGTTTTGCTTCGCGTTTTTATCGAGCGATCGCAATTATACTTTCCGATAGAATTCAAAGCACCATTAATCAACAGGGACGTAGTAACTTCGCACAAAGTCAACCTTTGAGGGATGTACTATTTGTCTTAGGAGGATTACATGATAGTGACATCGATTGGATGACGACTTGTGGTAAAGTGCAAAAAATTCTTGCTAATACAGTACTTATCCGTGAAAGAGGGCTTGTGGATGGGCTGTATATTCTTTTAGATGGAGCAATGTCTTTATCTATTGATGAAAATGAGCGTAACCCCTTAGCTCGTGCTTTTGCTGCTATAGAAGGTAGTGAAGTTTCTGGTAAAGAACTAGCAAGATTGTCCAAAGGCGAAATCATCGGCGAAACACCCTTCATTGATGGCCGCCTACCTTTGGCAACAGTTAAAGCTATTGAAGATTCAATTGTGTTGTCAATTGACCGACAGCAATTAGCAGCAAAGTTACAGCAAGATATAGGATTTGCATCTCGTTTTTATCAGGTTATTGCAACTTTGCTTTCTCAAAGATTGCAAGGAATGCTGAGTCAACTTGGTTATGGTAGACGCGTTTATAGTAAAGGTTCACCGTTGGTGAAAGATGTAGAATATGAGGATGAATTGAATGATAACGTTTTAGATCGTGTGGCGATCGCAGCAAAAAGATTTGAGTGGATGGTAAGACGGTTAAAAGTAAGTTAA